The sequence TCAGCCGGACGTCCAATCGGGCGGAGAGCCCGGCCACGGCGGCGACGAAGCGTTCCCATTGCAGGTCCGGCTCGGGGCCGGTGAGCAGCAGGAACGGGGTGTCAGCGTCGTCTCGGAGCAGGTGCAGCTCCAGGGCCGGGGCGTCGTAGGACTCCCAGTGGTCCTCGACGAAGGTCATCACCGGCCGGCGCGAGCGGTAGTCGAAGAGCTGGTCCAGGTCGAACCGGGCCACTGGCCGCGCGTCGAGCGAGGTGAGCAGTTGCTCGCGCGCCAGCCGGGTGGCGTTACCGGCGTCAACGAAGCCGGAGAGCGCCTGGATCAGGACGGGCTGCCCGAGGTCGGGCAGATCGTCGGTGAGTTCGTAGAGCTCGTGTGGGTCGAGCACCGGTGCGGACCTCCCTGGGTATGGCTACGGGCCGTCGTGCACGGACGGCACCCGGTTGGGGAAACTACCCGCAGTCCTGCGGCATTCCTCCGGGCCCCCGGGCCGGGCTCCGGTCGGTGCCCCCGGCCGCAGCTGCCGGGACGGGCGTTCGTCTGGCCGGGGCACCCCTGCCGACCGGGGGGCGAGCCCCGCGACCGGCGTCGACCCGCCGTACGCTTACCGGCCAGTCAGGCCGGTGGACGGTTCCCCGGTGTCTCGGTGTGGGTGTTGTCACGGCGAGATACATCTGGATACAGCAACACGGAAGGAGGCCGACATGTCTCTCATCCACCGGATCGGGGCGTTCCTACGGTCACCCCGCGGACACCAGCCTATCGAGCGGGGGCGGTGGGGGGCGACGCCCGCCATGCCGCAGAAGGCGGGGGTTCGCCGGGCGACCTGAGCGCCATTGTTGACCGTGTCCGAGTCAGCGGTGAAGCTGACAAGCAGGCCGCCCAGCCGCAGACCCCGGGGAGCCCACCGTGACCGATGCCGTGCCCGTCGATGGTCAGCCCGGCGCTCGCTCGCCGCAGAAGCCCGAGGCGGCCCCGGCCGTTGAGGGGCCGCCCGCCGGGCTGTGGGACCGCATGCGCGAGGACCCGCAGTACGCACCGGAGCACCTCGCCCTCGAGGCGGTGCGCCAGCTCGGACCGGAGGCGGCTCAGTGGGCGCGGCGGGTCCGCGCCGAGCAGCCCGGGACGGTCCCGGTCGAGGCCCTGGCTGACCAGGCGGTTCGCCGATTCGTCAATCACGCCCGGTTCCCCGGCGCGGCCTCCGGAGCGACGGGCTTGCCCGGTCTGGTGATCGACGTGGGCCTCCTCGCCTGGACCCAGGCGCGGATGGTGCTGCACGTCGCGGCCGCCTACGGGTTGGACGCCACGCACCACGACCGCGCCGTCGACCTGTTGGTGTTGCAGAAGGTGCACAAGGCCGCACAGGACGCACGGCTCGCTCTCGGGGTGGCCGCCGGTCGAGAGCGCGCTGACGCGCTCTTCGGCTCCGGCTCCGGCTCCGACCAAGCCCCACGCGGCCAGGTGACGCTCCGCCTCGGTGCCCGGCTTGCCCAGATGGCCGGCACGCGGGCCGCGAAGCGGGTTGTCGCGAAGGTACTCCCGGGGGTTGCCATCGTCCTGGGCACCTGGGCAAACTCCTCGGCAACCAAGGAACTCGCCACGCGATCCCGGGCGTTGTACCGCCAGCACAGTGGGGTGGGTTGTCGGTGTGGCAGCACGGGGGATCGCCGACTCAGGCGACGCCTCCCCAGGCTCCCCAGGTGATCTCGGCGAGCCGCTCCTGGCCGGCGAGGTTGGGATGGAACCAGTCAAAGGTGTTGACCAGGTCCAGCGTGAAACGGAGCCGGTGGGCGGCCCCGTTGTCGTAGCGGCAGCGGGAGCCGTACGCCTCGCAGGCCGCGGCGAGCTGGTCGTTGTAGTCGGCGACCCGTTCGCGTACGGCGTCGCGCCGGGAACGGTCCGCCGGGTCGGTGGAGGTCGGATTCTCGAGCAGGGCCGGGCAGATGCCCCGACTCCACGCCCGTACC comes from Salinispora tropica CNB-440 and encodes:
- a CDS encoding EcsC family protein, translating into MTDAVPVDGQPGARSPQKPEAAPAVEGPPAGLWDRMREDPQYAPEHLALEAVRQLGPEAAQWARRVRAEQPGTVPVEALADQAVRRFVNHARFPGAASGATGLPGLVIDVGLLAWTQARMVLHVAAAYGLDATHHDRAVDLLVLQKVHKAAQDARLALGVAAGRERADALFGSGSGSDQAPRGQVTLRLGARLAQMAGTRAAKRVVAKVLPGVAIVLGTWANSSATKELATRSRALYRQHSGVGCRCGSTGDRRLRRRLPRLPR